Genomic window (Saccharothrix australiensis):
CCACCTCAACATGGAGCTGGAGCACCTGCGCGTCGCGTGCGACCTCATGCGCGCCCACGACGGCCGCGAGCCCGAGGAGGTCGTCGCGCCGGAACTACCCGCGCCGGTCACCTTCGAGCCCAACAAGGGCTACCTGCGCGAGCTGCTCGACACCCAGATCGACCTCACCACCCTGGGCACGGGCTACGTGCAGGAGGCCCACGAGCGGTTCGAGGCCATGCAGAACGCGCTCATGGGCGGCGAGGCCCCGCCCAGCGAGCAGGTCATCGACCTGCACCGCGAGCAGTACGGCACCGACTACCGGCTCTCGACCGAGGGTGAGCACCCCGTGGCCGCACTGCGCCAACCGCAGCACGAGGGGTCGCGATGACCACCTCGACCCGACCGGACGCGCCCGACCGCGAAGCCGACGTGGTGGAACTGCTGATCGGCCAGCACATGCAGATCCGCGACCTGTTCGCCGAGGTCCAGGCGGCGAGCGGCGCGCGACGCGACGACGCCTTCGCACGCCTCGTCCGGCTGCTCGCCGTCCACGAGACCGCCGAGGAGATGGTCGTGCACCCCGCGGCGCGCAGGGGCATCGACGGTGGCGACGCCATCGTGGCGGACCGCCTCGCCGAGGAGAACGAGGCCAAGGAGCAGCTCGCCCACCTGGAATCGCTCGGCACCGAGGACCCGGAGTTCGCCGCCGGCCTGGAACGCCTGCGCGACGCCGTGCTCCGGCACGCGCACCACGAGGAGACCTACGAGTTCCGCTACCTGCGGGAGTACTACGACGCCGACCGGCTGCACAGCATGGCCGCGATGGTCCGGGCGGCGGAGCGGACGGCGCCCACCCACCCGCACCCCGGCACCGAGTCCGCCACCGCGAACATCGTGACGGGGCCGGTGGTCTCGCTGTTCGACCGCGTCAAGGACGCGATGCGGTCCGGGCTGTCCCACGACGACGAGCGGGAGTAGCGGTCCGGTCGAGGCGCGACTTCCCGTGTGGCACGGGGTGATCCGCGCCCGGAGGCGGGCGCGGAGTCGGGACTGGGACCTCGACGTTCGTGGCGTCCCGCCCTGTCCGGCGGTACTGACGGCCCGGCCGCGTGGCCGGGCCGTCGGCTCGCCCTGGTCGCGCGGTTCGGCGGCGGGGGCGAGGGGAGGAAAGCCTTCCGCTGTCGACGATCCGGCGCGCTCCACGGCAGAGCGGGCCGGATCGGTCCCCCGACGGGTCATCATCCTCGGCGACGTGGACTAGAACCGTCAATCGCTTTTCCGACAGGGGATGGGAGCCCGGTGCGCGTCGAGCCGGCCGCGACGTCGGACGTCCGGCGGGTGCGAGTGTTCACCTGGAGTTCGCGTTGCCACCCCACCGGTGTTCGGCGTCGAGTCACGATACTGCTGCGCGGGCGTCGGCGGATCGGGGTTCTCCATGTCGCACGGGCACGAGCATCACCACCACCACGAGCCGGTCGAGGGCAGTTGGCGGGACACCGAAGACGATCGACCGCTGTCGGTCGCACGGCGGCGCTTCCTGGCGGGGCTGGGCATCGCCGCCGCGGGCTCGGCCGCGTTCACCGCCCCCGCCCACGCCCACGACCACCCGCCGGCACGCCCGTCGAACCCGTGGAGCGGCGGTCGGGACCGCTGGTACGCGGGCGATCACCA
Coding sequences:
- a CDS encoding hemerythrin domain-containing protein, which translates into the protein MTTSTRPDAPDREADVVELLIGQHMQIRDLFAEVQAASGARRDDAFARLVRLLAVHETAEEMVVHPAARRGIDGGDAIVADRLAEENEAKEQLAHLESLGTEDPEFAAGLERLRDAVLRHAHHEETYEFRYLREYYDADRLHSMAAMVRAAERTAPTHPHPGTESATANIVTGPVVSLFDRVKDAMRSGLSHDDERE